The Balearica regulorum gibbericeps isolate bBalReg1 chromosome 5, bBalReg1.pri, whole genome shotgun sequence genome window below encodes:
- the TRMT61A gene encoding tRNA (adenine(58)-N(1))-methyltransferase catalytic subunit TRMT61A, which translates to MSFVEYGDTIKDGDTAIVFLGHESMFPVKVQHGTVTQTKYGVIRHSMDLIGKKYGSKVTCSKGGWVFILHPTPELWTMNLPHRTQILYSTDISIITMMLELKPGSIVCESGTGSGSLSHALIRTVAPTGHLYTVEFHQQRAEKAREEFREHGVEHLVTVTNQDVCKNGFGVSNIADAVFLDIPSPWEAIGHAKSALKAEGGRICSFSPCIEQVQRTCLAMEEYGFTEINTLEILLRVYNVRTISLQIPDLGKAAEDNSSAGFDSSNPSNQGSPCANLQQGTVQFKSGVPLREMVGHTGYLTFATKSLF; encoded by the exons ATGAGTTTTGTTGAATACGGAGATACGATAAAGGATGGTGACACAGCTATTGTGTTCTTGGGCCACGAATCCATGTTTCCTGTGAAAGTCCAGCATGGCACTGTAACTCAGACTAAGTATGGGGTCATCAGGCATTCCATGGACCTCATAGGCAAGAAGTATGGCTCCAAAGTGACTTGCAGTAAAGGAGGATGGGTGTTTATTCTTCATCCAACTCCAGAACTGTGGACCATGAATCTTCCGCACAGGACGCAGATTCTGTATTCCACTGACATCTCTATAATCACCATGATGTTAGAACTGAAACCAGGCTCCATAGTGTGCGAATCAG gtaCGGGCAGTGGATCCCTCTCCCACGCTCTCATCAGGACAGTGGCTCCCACAGGGCATCTGTACACCGTGGAGTTCCACCAACAGAGGGCTGAGAAGGCCAGGGAGGAGTTTCGGGAACATGGGGTGGAGCATCTGGTCACCGTGACCAACCAGGATGTCTGCAAAAATGGGTTTGGTGTATCAAATATTGCAGATGCCGTGTTCCTAGATATTCCGTCTCCATGGGAAGCCATAGGACATGCAAAGTCAGCGTTAAAAGCTGAAG GTGGCCGCATCTGCTCTTTCTCCCCCTGCATTGAACAAGTCCAAAGAACCTGCCTAGCAATGGAAGAATATGGTTTTACAGAGATTAACACCTTGGAAATTCTGCTCCGAGTGTACAACGTAAGGACAATTAGCTTGCAAATCCCTGACCttggaaaagcagctgaggaTAATTCTAGCGCTGGCTTTGACAGCAGCAACCCATCAAACCAAGGTAGCCCGTGCGCTAATCTGCAGCA
- the CKB gene encoding creatine kinase B-type isoform X1, translating to MPFSNSHNLLKMKHSADDEFPDLSVHNNHMAKVLTLDLYKKLRDKQTSSGFTLDDVIQTGVDNPGHPFIMTVGCVAGDEESYDVFKELFDPVIEDRHGGYKPTDEHKTDLNADNLQGGDDLDPNYVLSSRVRTGRSIRGFCLPPHCSRGERRAIEKLSVEALGSLEGDLKGKYYALRNMTDAEQQQLIDDHFLFDKPVSPLLLASGMARDWPDARGIWHNDNKTFLVWINEEDHLRVISMQKGGNMKEVFTRFCTGLTQIETLFKSKNYEFMWNPHLGYILTCPSNLGTGLRAGVHIKLPNLGKHEKFGEVLKRLRLQKRGTGGVDTAAVGGVFDVSNADRLGFSEVELVQMVVDGVKLLIEMEKRLEKGQSIDDLIPAQK from the exons ATGCCCTTCTCAAACAGCCACAACCTCCTGAAGATGAAGCACTCTGCTGATGATGAGTTCCCTGACCTGAGCGTTCACAACAATCATATGGCCAAGGTGCTGACCCTGGACCTGTACAAGAAGTTGAGGGATAAACAGACTTCCAGTGGATTTACGCTGGATGATGTCATCCAGACTGGGGTTGACAACCCAG GCCATCCCTTCATAATGACAGTAGGATGCGTAGCTGGTGATGAAGAATCCTATGATGTGTTTAAGGAACTCTTTGATCCAGTTATTGAAGACCGGCATGGTGGCTACAAACCAACTGATGAGCACAAGACTGACCTGAATGCTGATAACCTGCAG GGAGGTGATGACCTGGATCCCAATTACGTGCTAAGTTCCCGTGTCAGAACTGGTAGAAGCATCCGTGGATTCTGTCTTCCCCCGCACTGTAGTCGAGGAGAGAGGCGGGCTATCGAAAAGCTCTCTGTTGAAG CTCTGGGTAGTCTGGAAGGTGATCTCAAGGGGAAGTACTATGCTCTGAGGAACATGActgatgcagagcagcagcagctgattgATGATCACTTCTTGTTTGACAAGCCAGTTTCTCCTCTTCTGTTGGCATCTGGGATGGCACGGGATTGGCCTGATGCCAGGGGTATCTG GCACAATGATAACAAGACCTTCCTTGTTTGGATCAATGAGGAGGATCACCTTAGAGTTATTTCCATGCAGAAAGGTGGCAACATGAAGGAAGTATTTACCCGCTTCTGTACTGGACTAACACAG ATAGAAACTCTCTTCAAGTCCAAAAACTACGAGTTCATGTGGAATCCACACTTGGGCTACATCCTGACCTGCCCATCCAACCTTGGAACAGGGCTCCGTGCAGGTGTGCACATCAAGCTACCAAACCTTGGGAAACATGAGAAGTTTGGAGAAGTCCTGAAGAGGCTTCGGCTGCAGAAACGAGGCACAG GTGGTGTGGACACAGCTGCTGTTGGAGGGGTGTTTGATGTCTCCAATGCTGATCGTCTTGGCTTCTCTGAGGTGGAGCTGGTGCAGATGGTGGTGGATGGTGTGAAGCTGCtcattgaaatggaaaaacGCCTTGAAAAAGGCCAGTCCATTGATGACCTCATACCAGCTCAGAAATAA
- the CKB gene encoding creatine kinase B-type isoform X2 yields MAQLNNQRLPPDEEYPDLSTHNNHMAKVLTLDLYKKLRDRVTPSGFTLDDVIQTGVDNPGHPFIMTVGCVAGDEESYDVFKELFDPVIEDRHGGYKPTDEHKTDLNADNLQGGDDLDPNYVLSSRVRTGRSIRGFCLPPHCSRGERRAIEKLSVEALGSLEGDLKGKYYALRNMTDAEQQQLIDDHFLFDKPVSPLLLASGMARDWPDARGIWHNDNKTFLVWINEEDHLRVISMQKGGNMKEVFTRFCTGLTQIETLFKSKNYEFMWNPHLGYILTCPSNLGTGLRAGVHIKLPNLGKHEKFGEVLKRLRLQKRGTGGVDTAAVGGVFDVSNADRLGFSEVELVQMVVDGVKLLIEMEKRLEKGQSIDDLIPAQK; encoded by the exons ATGGCCCAACTAAATAATCAGAGACTGCCTCCTGATGAGGAGTACCCGGACCTGAGCACCCACAACAACCACATGGCCAAAGTTCTAACCCTGGATTTATACAAGAAACTGAGAGACAGAGTCACGCCCAGTGGCTTCACCCTGGATGATGTCATTCAGACTGGGGTTGATAATCCTG GCCATCCCTTCATAATGACAGTAGGATGCGTAGCTGGTGATGAAGAATCCTATGATGTGTTTAAGGAACTCTTTGATCCAGTTATTGAAGACCGGCATGGTGGCTACAAACCAACTGATGAGCACAAGACTGACCTGAATGCTGATAACCTGCAG GGAGGTGATGACCTGGATCCCAATTACGTGCTAAGTTCCCGTGTCAGAACTGGTAGAAGCATCCGTGGATTCTGTCTTCCCCCGCACTGTAGTCGAGGAGAGAGGCGGGCTATCGAAAAGCTCTCTGTTGAAG CTCTGGGTAGTCTGGAAGGTGATCTCAAGGGGAAGTACTATGCTCTGAGGAACATGActgatgcagagcagcagcagctgattgATGATCACTTCTTGTTTGACAAGCCAGTTTCTCCTCTTCTGTTGGCATCTGGGATGGCACGGGATTGGCCTGATGCCAGGGGTATCTG GCACAATGATAACAAGACCTTCCTTGTTTGGATCAATGAGGAGGATCACCTTAGAGTTATTTCCATGCAGAAAGGTGGCAACATGAAGGAAGTATTTACCCGCTTCTGTACTGGACTAACACAG ATAGAAACTCTCTTCAAGTCCAAAAACTACGAGTTCATGTGGAATCCACACTTGGGCTACATCCTGACCTGCCCATCCAACCTTGGAACAGGGCTCCGTGCAGGTGTGCACATCAAGCTACCAAACCTTGGGAAACATGAGAAGTTTGGAGAAGTCCTGAAGAGGCTTCGGCTGCAGAAACGAGGCACAG GTGGTGTGGACACAGCTGCTGTTGGAGGGGTGTTTGATGTCTCCAATGCTGATCGTCTTGGCTTCTCTGAGGTGGAGCTGGTGCAGATGGTGGTGGATGGTGTGAAGCTGCtcattgaaatggaaaaacGCCTTGAAAAAGGCCAGTCCATTGATGACCTCATACCAGCTCAGAAATAA